In the genome of Labrus mixtus chromosome 21, fLabMix1.1, whole genome shotgun sequence, one region contains:
- the si:ch73-103b11.2 gene encoding GRIP and coiled-coil domain-containing protein 2 isoform X3: MSLKDNPCRKFQANIFNKSKCQNCFKPRESHLLNDEDLNQAKPVYGGWLLLAPEGTNFDNPLHRSRKWQRRFFILYEHGLLRYALDEMPSTLPQGTINMNQCSDVIDGESRTGQKNSLCILTPEKEHFIRAECKEIINGWQEALTVYPRTNKQNQKKKRKVDPPTHQEPGPAKVTVTSSSSSGGSIPCLPSSIASAERVPMSRATLWQEETRWSRATIPCSRSASCISQLNQSQPESSITTQDDAATVSTGRKVRVESGYFSLEKTKSEPSPQSAPHFQPPQHLPLSSSASSSSLGATSPRYKSESDPQTSPYQPSQDPFPSPGSLVSPSYSTISSSQSSLDSDPSVTTPTWEGHGGGGGSTGSVSGGGGGRVGRPGREYTALSDVPRARRLSYREAFRSEKKRQELRARTRSPGREEVARLFGEERRRAQIIGRYEEGKHLEQMDTGSTNEPPANTTQIQRQGRSERRYLANKHDMSLDAGKDRSVPDVSSSTFANLRRAKSLDRRVTESSMTPDLLNFKKGWMTKLYDDGMWKKHWFVLTDQSLRYYKDSIAEEASELDGEIDLTTCYDVKEFPVQRNYGFQIVCKDGACTLSAMTSGIRRNWIQAIMKNVRPTIAPDVTRKNISLKLSVLKPRSLHEEQIQAQVMLEPCPQATPEPSPSPEAPRSDVNRKQAIINASAPPSEPRKSRVRERRREGRSKTYDWSEFKMEQAAKPVKERADTVDLSSSFSTTSSYCSPSSSASSLASSPVSTSSLQTSSVSGSHPQSMPEEAQKENVRKGVPPPCTTSASQMPNTVSVTMMSTLNTASPASSVHEGQEQGRMEVDHPAAMHPAGDAKKDNRTSDVQGEIEQRWHQVETTPLREEKQVPINSAVGNSDRLPAHELAALLDKELGQKQKELDCLQKQNNALKEQLEDALGREQSARDGYVLQSATPPSSSPHRVPWQRLHTLNQDLQGELEAQKHKQDLAQQHIRTLKRSYTEAQDAVDRHEADIQALQAKLASAMAEILASEQAVARMRNELKLEQERSKEHEEEYSRGERTLRTQLKDSEDRLREVEASLLERNQALRHLERQQALQRDHMREIQRLQERLQEVTARLGATEEGQALKEERLRKEQHAMQESHERERQNLCRRLAEAEAAQKEMEKRLLEAEQQVEALLRGRQASAGKESREEILKLQEELAQKTDTVESLRQSVQRLEEERGQLTCRCQELLNQIAEADREVNKLRNRLESEEADYYTLESSYERATQEFQKISQFLREKEEEIRQTKEMYERLMERKEEDLKEAFVKMAALGNSLEETEQKLQAKEELLCQMSQGLLNRVEPCSAEKDLQAKLVVAEDRIAELEQHLNALQLGYADLRMERQQIPEHGKKARLKTSLSLSANTVPKLLFDSRSKSDNSTDDKESQAKRPRIRFSTIQCHKYINQEGLDSSQVSNFSDTRKTMHQSENEDMQLSEGIISSDATCPHSSDPEKFISIIHALETKLLATEDTLRNLTQNLEEQHSTQAEDMSKEIDQKMTETQFDKEFSCESGLHSIATNKHYAKALVCVESSREKVRGILSGSHDTTDSQLHSLSEIENDLFNASLYIRQGQKSSEEQSPVVQQIPETVDKDTLHLFAKTLSFEAVVLNKMALLIQTSKSDVLQGLADIWEDIENIKKSDKDCLAVVYADVLTRKLMLEGAFWKDLEKAELDVAKSKMDSVSADEDIDANKIFHTFIKAELAYSIQHLKQCYEEKFKILKRELTEAHNDLHQRETALKAIIEASKTPDLKNVIKEVKHNFGFKKHKLADIRPPELAPYMEQIEMEEARDLAEEIVERQLASEMPSCGVDTIESFQNAHDSLANELQRQAAILHKYSQEIESGGNHPGLAQMVHALLGHQSSHSITSMSLCMREALIQAQVAYVACRLRTMHEQDLGWCKQTGQNMDALVQQHAHNVSRIKEKYEASLEDERKNFQRTISALQKENQTLKDDVSKRVNQLCQQQKQLGLLEENFQKDIEKLKQRHMQELSQAEKGRVSTEMALMETTADSQRKLEVLLVDMNTMEERHESHVRKLEEQFEQRICELQHIHKEEVEKLHAQYMENIHRVQMHQQDKKGPEGSHWLPFDEAATPMEEEEQGKGENMSEVDSMVVLKDRIQELETQMNTMRDELENKHLEGDVASLREKYQRDFESLKATCERGFAAMEETHHKVIQDLQRQHQREISKLMEERERLLAEETAATIAAIEAMKNAHKEELEKTQRSQVSGLNSDIDELRLQYEEELQSIQRELEVLSEQYSQKCLENAHLAQALEAERQALRQCQRENQELNAHNQELNNRLSVEITRMRSCFSGETAPTLSQGKDVYELEVLLRIKESEIQYLKQEIHSLKDELQSALRDKKYATDKYKDIYTELSIVKAKADCDISKLKEKLLIATEALGEKTVDGTVTSGYDIMKSKSNPDFLKKERSSTSRQSRGVRSKSLKEGLTVQERMKLFEAKDSKKI, encoded by the exons GTGGCAGGAGGCTCTGACTGTTTATCCTCGGACCAATAAGcagaaccagaagaagaaacgcAAGGTGGATCCTCCCACTCACCAG GAGCCCGGCCCGGCCAAGGTGACAgtgaccagcagcagcagcagcgggggAAGCATCCCCTGCCTGCCCAGCAGCATCGCCAGCGCCGAGCGTGTCCCGATGAGCCGCGCCACTCTGTGGCAAGAGGAGACCCGCTGGAGCAGGGCCACCATCCCCTGCAGCCGCAGTGCCTCCTGCATCAGCCAGCTGAACCAGAGCCAGCCAGAGTCCAGTATCACTACTCAAGATG ATGCTGCCACTGTGAGCACTGGACGTAAGGTACGAGTGGAGAGTGGTTACTTTTCCCTGGAGAAGACCAAGTCAGAGCCTTCTCCACAGTCTGCACCGCATTTTCAGCCGCCCCAGCATCTGCCCCTGTCCTCTTcagcatcctcctcctctttaggaGCTACCAGTCCCAGGTACAAGTCCGAGTCAGACCCCCAAACTTCCCCTTATCAACCCTCCCAAGATCCTTTCCCTTCTCCAGGTTCTCTGGTCTCCCCCAGCTACTCCACCATCAGCTCCTCCCAGAGCTCGCTGGACTCTGATCCCAGCGTGACTACACCTACCTGGGAGGGACACGGTGGTGGTGGAGGAAGCACTGGTAGTGTcagtggtggtggaggaggcaGAGTGGGCCGGCCCGGAAGGGAATACACGGCTCTGTCGGATGTGCCCCGTGCTCGCAGACTGAGTTACCGCGAAGCCTTCCGCTCAGAGAAAAAGCGGCAAGAGCTGAGGGCGCGGACTCGGAGTCCTGGCAGAGAGGAGGTGGCTCGGCTGTTTGGGGAGGAGCGCAG GCGTGCTCAAATCATCGGCCGATATGAAGAGGGTAAGCATTTGGAGCAGATGGACACGGGCAGCACCAACGAGCCCCCCGCTAACACCACGCAAATCCAGAGACAAGGCCGCAGCGAGAGACGCTATCTGGCTAACAAACAT gATATGTCACTGGATGCAGGCAAGGACCGCTCAGTCCCTGATGTGTCCAGCTCCACTTTTGCAAATTTAAGAAGAGCAAAGTCACTGGATCGCAGAGTCACCGAGTCCTCAATGACG CCAGATCTgctgaactttaaaaaaggatGGATGACAAAGCTCTACGACGACGGAATG TGGAAGAAACACTGGTTTGTCCTGACAGATCAGAGTCTGAGGTACTACAAGGACTCCATAGCTGAAGAG GCTTCAGAACTGGATGGTGAGATTGACCTTACTACATGTTACGATGTCAAAGAGTTCCCAGTCCAAAGGAATTACGGCTTTCAAATCGTG TGTAAAGATGGAGCATGCACCCTGTCAGCCATGACCTCTGGAATCCGTCGCAACTGGATTCAGGCGATCATGAAGAATGTGCGACCCACCATCGCCCCTGATGTCACTCG GAAAAACATCTCTCTGAAACTATCCGTTCTGAAGCCCAG atcCCTCCATGAGGAGCAGATACAAGCCCAAGTGATGTTGGAGCCATGTCCACAAGCCACCCCTGAGCCAAGCCCCAGTCCTGAGGCCCCCAGGTCTGATgtcaacagaaagcaggccatCATCAATGCCTCAGCGCCTCCCTCTGAGCCGCGGAAAAGCAGAGTCCGTGAGCGCAGACGAGAGGGTCGCTCCAAGACCTACGACTGGTCCGAATTCAAAATGGAACAGGCCGCAAAACCTGTAAAAGAACGAGCAGACacagtggacctcagctcatctttCTCCACGACGTCCTCATactgctctccctcctcctctgcgtCCTCCTTAGCGTCCTCTCCCGTCTCTACCTCCTCGCTCCAGACCTCTTCTGTGTCAGGCTCCCACCCACAGTCCATGCCAGAAGAAGCACAAAAAGAGAATGTAAGGAAGGGTGTCCCTCCACCTTGCACAACCAGTGCATCTCAGATGCCAAATACAGTTAGTGTCACCATGATGTCCACGCTTAACACTGCATCGCCAGCGTCATCAGTGCATGAAGGCCAAGAGCAAGGAAGGATGGAAGTAGACCACCCTGCAGCCATGCATCCTGCAGGTGATGCTAAAAAGGACAACAGAACCTCAGATGTCCAAGGAGAGATTGAGCAGCGATGGCATCAGGTGGAGACCACACCGctcagagaagagaaacaagTGCCAATTAACTCGGCTGTAGGAAACTCTGACAGGTTGCCTGCACATGAGCTAGCTGCGCTGCTAGACAAAGAG TTAGGACAGAAGCAGAAGGAGCTAGACTGTCTGCAGAAGCAAAACAACGCTTTAAAAGAGCAGTTAGAAGATGCACTCGGGAGAGAGCAAAGTGCCAGAGATGGCTATGTACTGCAG AGTGCAACACCCCCTTCCTCTTCACCGCACAGAGTGCCATGGCAACGTTTGCATACCCTTAATCAAGATCTGCAGGGGGAGTTGGAGGCCCAAAAGCACAAGCAGGACCTCGCACAGCAGCACATCCGGACACTGAAGAGAAGCTACACAGAAGCCCAGGACGCTGTAGACCGCCATGAGGCCGATATTCAGGCTCTGCAGGCTAAACTAGCGTCTGCAATGGCTGAAATCTTGGCTAGTGAACAGGCTGTGGCCAGAATGCGCAATGAGCTCAAGCTAGAGCAGGAGCGCTCAAAAGAACACGAGGAGGAATACAGCCGTGGTGAGAGGACTTTGAGAACCCAACTAAAGGACAGTGAAGATAGACTTCGTGAGGTAGAGGCCAGTCTCTTAGAGAGAAACCAGGCCCTCAGACACCTGGAGCGCCAGCAGGCTCTGCAGCGAGACCACATGAGAGAGATTCAGAGGCTACAGGAGAGACTACAAGAGGTGACTGCTCGGCTCGGTGCTACTGAAGAGGGTCAGGCACTGAAGGAGGAGCGCCTCAGGAAGGAGCAGCACGCCATGCAAGAGAGTcacgagagggagagacagaaccTGTGCAGGAGATTAGCTGAGGCTGAAGCTGCACagaaagagatggagaagaGGCTGCTGGAGGCCGAGCAGCAGGTAGAGGCCCTCTTAAGAGGGAGACAGGCCTCTGCAGGAAAAGAAAGCAGGGAGGAGATTCTGAAGTTACAAGAGGAACTGGCCCAGAAGACTGACACGGTGGAGTCACTAAGGCAGAGTGTGCAGAGGctagaagaagagagagggcaACTCACCTGCCGCTGTCAGGAGCTTCTCAATCAGATCGCTGAAGCAGACCGTGAGGTGAATAAGCTCCGCAATCGCCTGGAATCAGAGGAGGCAGATTACTACACTTTGGAGAGCTCATATGAAAGGGCTACCCAAGAGTTTCAGAAAATAAGCCAGTTCCTtcgagaaaaagaggaagagatcCGGCAGACTAAGGAGATGTATGAGAGGCTGATGGAACGCAAGGAAGAAGACTTGAAGGAGGCCTTTGTCAAAATGGCTGCACTCGGAAACAGCTTAGAGGAAACGGAACAGAAGTTACAAGCTAAAGAGGAGCTTCTTTGTCAAATGAGTCAAGGTCTCTTAAATAGGGTTGAGCCCTGTAGTGCTGAAAAGGATCTGCAAGCCAAGCTTGTGGTTGCAGAGGACCGCATAGCAGAGCTAGAGCAGCATCTTAATGCCCTGCAGCTAGGCTACGCTGACCTACGCATGGAAAGACAGCAAATACCAGAACATGGCAAGAAAGCTAGACTTAAAACATCGCTCTCCTTATCAGCAAACACAGTGCCCAAACTTTTGTTTGACAGTAGATCCAAGTCAGATAACTCCACTGATGATAAGGAGTCTCAAGCCAAGAGACCAAGGATACGTTTTTCCACTATTCAGTGTCATAAGTACATAAATCAAGAGGGCCTGGATAGTAGCCAGGTGAGCAACTTTTCagacacaagaaaaacaatgcaTCAGAGTGAAAATGAAGACATGCAGCTAAGTGAAGGAATCATCTCCTCTGATGCAACATGCCCTCACAGTAGTGACCCAGAGAAGTTTATCTCAATCATACATGCCCTAGAGACCAAACTGCTGGCCACTGAGGATACATTAAGAAACCTCACACAGAATCTTGAGGAGCAACACTCCACCCAAGCAGAAGACATGAGCAAAGAGATTGAtcaaaaaatgacagaaacccAGTTTGATAAAGAGTTTAGTTGTGAAAGCGGGTTACACAGTATAGCAACTAATAAGCATTACGCTAAGGCCCTGGTGTGTGTAGAAAGCAGTCGAGAGAAAGTCAGGGGTATTCTCAGTGGCTCTCACGATACCACTGATTCACAGCTGCACTCATTGTCAGAGATAGAGAACGATTTGTTCAATGCATCTCTGTACATCCGACAAGGACAGAAGTCATCGGAAGAGCAGTCACCAGTTGTCCAACAAATTCCAGAGACTGTAGATAAAGACACTTTGCACCTCTTTGCCAAAACGTTGTCTTTTGAGGCTGTCGTTTTAAACAAGATGGCTTTATTGATACAGACTTCAAAGTCAGATGTCCTGCAAGGTCTTGCTGATATATGGGAAGACATAGAGAACATTAAAAAGAGTGACAAAGATTGCTTGGCTGTAGTTTATGCTGATGTCTTAACCAGGAAGTTGATGCTAGAAGGTGCATTCTGGAAAGATTTAGAGAAAGCTGAGCTAGATGTTGCCAAATCCAAAATGGACAGTGTTTCAGCTGATGAAGATATAGACGCCAACAAAATCTTCCACACCTTCATTAAAGCAGAGCTAGCATACTCTATTCAACACCTTAAACAATGTTATGAAGAGAAATTCAAAATACTGAAAAGGGAGTTGACAGAAGCTCATAATGACCTACATCAAAGGGAAACGGCTCTGAAAGCAATCATTGAAGCTTCCAAAACACctgatttgaaaaatgtaataaaagaaGTCAAACATAACTTTGGGTTTAAGAAACACAAGTTGGCAGACATTCGCCCTCCTGAACTTGCTCCCTATATGGAACAGATTGAAATGGAAGAGGCTAGAGACTTGGCTGAGGAAATTGTAGAGAGACAGTTGGCTTCTGAAATGCCCTCTTGTGGCGTTGATACCATTGAATCATTTCAAAATGCACATGACAGCCTAGCTAACGAGCTTCAAAGACAAGCAGCAATCCTCCATAAGTATTCCCAGGAGATAGAAAGTGGTGGAAACCACCCTGGACTGGCCCAAATGGTCCATGCTCTTCTTGGGCACCAATCTTCACACAGCATCACTAGTATGTCTCTTTGTATGCGCGAAGCCCTCATCCAAGCTCAAGTGGCTTATGTGGCATGCAGGTTACGGACAATGCATGAACAGGACTTGGGTTGGTGTAAACAGACAGGCCAGAACATGGATGCTCTTGTGCAGCAGCATGCACACAATGTCAGCAGAATCAAAGAAAAATATGAGGCGTCACTAGAGGATGAGCGCAAGAACTTCCAACGAACGATATCCGCTCTCCAGAAAGAGAACCAAACTCTGAAGGATGACGTCAGCAAACGTGTAAACCAGCTCTGCCAGCAGCAGAAGCAACTGGGTCTCCTAGAGGAGAATTTCCAGAAGGACATTGAAAAGCtaaaacagagacacatgcaaGAACTCAGCCAAGCCGAGAAAGGCCGTGTCTCAACAGAAATGGCCCTCATGGAGACGACGGCTGACAGTCAACGGAAGCTTGAGGTTCTGCTGGTGGACATGAACACAATGGAGGAACGGCACGAGAGTCATGTGAGGAAACTGGAGGAGCAATTTGAACAAAGGATATGTGAGCTCCAGCATATCCACAAAGAGGAGGTTGAAAAGTTACATGCCCAGTATATGGAAAACATTCATCGTGTCCAAATGCACCAACAGGACAAAAAAGGTCCTGAGGGTTCTCATTGGCTTCCCTTTGATGAGGCTGCTACACCgatggaagaggaggaacaggGGAAGGGGGAAAACATGTCAGAGGTGGACTCCATGGTGGTTCTGAAGGATCGTATCCAAGAGCTGGAGACTCAGATGAACACCATGAGGGACGAACTAGAGAACAAGCACCTAGAAGGAGATGTGGCCAGCCTGAGAGAGAAATACCAGAGAGACTTTGAAAGTCTTAAG GCCACTTGTGAACGTGGCTTTGCAGCAATGGAAGAAACGCACCACAAGGTAATCCAAGACCTCCAGAGGCAGCATCAGAGGGAGATTTCCAAACTgatggaagagagggagagacttcTGGCAGAGGAGACTGCTGCTACAATCGCTG CTATTGAAGCTATGAAGAATGCCCACAAGGAGGAGCTAGAGAAGACCCAGCGCTCACAAGTCAGTGGACTGAACTCTGACATTGATGAACTTCGCTTACAATATGA agaggagctgcagtCCATCCAGAGAGAACTGGAGGTGTTGTCTGAGCAATACTCTCAGAAATGTCTGGAGAATGCTCACCTGGCCCAGGCCCTAGAGGCCGAGAGGCAGGCACTCAGGCAGTGTCAAAGAGAGAACCAGGAACTGAACGCTCACAACCAG GAACTGAATAACCGGCTGTCAGTAGAGATCACTCGGATGCGCTCTTGTTTCAGCGGTGAAACAGCACCAACACTTAGCCAGGGCAAAGACGTGTATGAACTCGAG GTGTTGCTACGAATTAAGGAGTCAGAGATCCAGTATCTGAAACAGGAAATCCACTCTTTGAAAGATGAACTGCAGTCGGCTTTAAGG GACAAGAAATACGCCACAGACAAATATAAGGACATCTACACGGAGCTCAGCATTGTGAAAGCAAAGGCCGACTGTGACATCAGCAAACTGAAGGAGAAGCTGCTCATCGCCACAGAAGCTTTGGGCGAGAAGACTGTGGATGGCACGGTCACATCTGGATACg ATATCATGAAATCGAAAAGTAACCCTGATTTCCTAAAAAAAGAACGATCATCCACCTCCAGGCAATCCAGAGGTGTACGGTCAAAG AGCCTGAAAGAGGGACTAACTGTGCAGGAGCGTATGAAGCTTTTCGAGGCAAAAGATTccaaaaagatttaa